In Bubalus bubalis isolate 160015118507 breed Murrah chromosome 3, NDDB_SH_1, whole genome shotgun sequence, a genomic segment contains:
- the LOC102402938 gene encoding olfactory receptor 13C9-like — protein MRWMENETNGANQTVMTEFVLLGLHDHHNLEMVLFVLCLGIYSVNVLGNALLIGLNMLDPHLHTPMYFFLSNLALMDISGTSSFVPLMLVNFLGAQSTISFPGCALQMYLTLVLGSTECVLLAMMACDRYMAICQPLRYSELMCWHTSMWMATLSWGAGFANCLLHSNLTWSLPFCGHNIINHFFCEILAVLKLACGDISLNALLLMVASAVLTLAPLLLIFLSYVFILTAILKVPSAAGRHKAFSTCSAHLTVVVIFYGTLSFMYFKPKAKELNLDKLIALFYGVVTPSLNPIIYSLRNAEVKAATIALLRGDLLSRKMSGFPVFL, from the coding sequence atgagatggatggagAATGAGACGAATGGGGCAAACCAGACGGTCATGACAGAGTTTGTCCTGCTGGGGCTACACGACCACCACAACCTAGAGATGGTCCTGTTTGTGCTCTGCCTGGGCATCTACTCTGTGAATGTGCTGGGGAATGCCCTCCTCATCGGGCTGAACATGCTGGACCCCCacctgcacacccccatgtacttcttcctcagcaACCTCGCCCTCATGGACATCTCTGGCACATCCTCCTTCGTGCCTCTCATGCTGGTCAACTTCCTGGGAGCCCAAAGCACCATCTCCTTCCCTGGCTGTGCCCTGCAGATGTACCTGACCCTGGTGCTGGGCTCCACGGAGTGTGTGCTCCTGGCCATGATGGCGTGTGACCGGTACATGGCCATCTGCCAGCCGCTTCGCTACTCAGAGCTCATGTGTTGGCACACGAGCATGTGGATGGCGACGCTGAGCTGGGGGGCAGGCTTTGCCaactgccttctccattccaaTCTCACCTGGAGCCTCCCCTTCTGTGGCCACAATATCAtcaaccacttcttctgtgaGATCTTGGCAGTGCTGAAACTAGCCTGTGGGGACATCTCTCTCAATGCACTGCTATTAATGGTGGCTTCAGCGGTCTTGACGCTGGCCCCGCTGCTGCTCATCTTCCTGTCCTACGTGTTCATCCTCACTGCCATCCTGAAGGTGCCCTCTGCTGCCGGCCGGCACAAAGCCTTCTCTACCTGCTCTGCCCACCTCACAGTGGTGGTGATTTTCTATGGAACTCTCTCCTTCATGTACTTCAAGCCCAAAGCCAAGGAACTCAACTTGGATAAGCTTATTGCATTGTTCTATGGGGTCGTGACCCCCTCGCTGAATCCCATCATCTACAGCCTAAGGAATGCAGAAGTGAAAGCTGCCACCATAGCTCTGTTGAGGGGAGATCTCCTCTCCAGGAAAATGTCCggctttcctgtttttctctaa